The following nucleotide sequence is from Diospyros lotus cultivar Yz01 chromosome 3, ASM1463336v1, whole genome shotgun sequence.
TGGCCACCGGCGACTCAAATATTTGACACCCCCATCCCTCCTGCTTTCTGCCCCAAAACCAAAAGCTTTTGGAGCCAGAAGAAGAGACCCCCACCCACCCTCAAAAGATGCCACTCCCACTCAGTGACTACCCAATTACAGAATTTTCATAAAGCAACtgaatttttaaagtttttttgtGGGTACCCAATTCTAAAAGTGAAGGTTATATAGTGGATGAAACCCAAGAAGGCACTTTTCAATACTAGTATTGGTAGGTACCGTACAAAAGGAGATACAGACCAAAATGGAGAGGATTTATTGATACAAATGTAGtagagatggagatggagatggagatggtgCTGGGCGAGGCCTTTACTCTTTCGGAGTTCTTGGTAGTGGGCTAACATCATTCTTAACAAGCACTATTGCAGTTCCCACTGAATCTTAAACGTATATCCATCTCTCCCTCTCCATTATATCTCCTCCTATTCCAGTCCAGTGTATTTAGCAACACTAATTAATGGCTTAGTGCGGAAGAGAAACCAACAATAATAAGGCTAACAATAAAagtattctttcctttttctctgtTCCATCGAAAAGGAGTCATCAACCACTacaaatatatgataataacaACTTATCAACTCCCCCACCTTGAAGGTCTGTGTGTGTGACACTGTCTTCTTTGGTAGCAGAGATGGTTTCAGCTTCTGCTTCAAAGGTGAAACTTCCTATTTGGTTCCGTCTTTCTCGTTAAATTTTCCTCTTCTTcagttcttttgattatgaATTCTCTGGCAGGAGGATCCGTTGGAAGATCAATGGATGGTGAAGGGCCCCCCTCGGAATGCCAAATGGTGGTACTCAACCTTCCACATTGTTACAGCCATGGTTGGTGCTGGTGTTCTCAGCTTGCCTTATGCCATGGCCTATTTAGGATGGTACaacacaaactcaataactatccATCTATGGTGTTTGTTTCATTGTTTCAACAACTCTTGAAGTTGTTCAAGTTTTCCAAGTTGTTTCCATCTTCTcgatttcaattttctttccatttcaaATTATCCTCTCTATTTGTCCTCAGGGGTCCAGGGACAATGGTGATGGTGTTGTCATGGTGCATCACCCTGAACCAGATGTGGCAGATGATACAGCTTCATGAATGTGTCCCCGGGGTTCGTTTCGATCGCTACTATGACCTGGCTCAGCACGCTTTTGGTCCGAAGCTTGGGCCATGGATAGTTCTGCCCCAGCAGCTAATAGTCCAGGTTGGTTGCAATATTGTTTACATGGTCACTGGGGGCAAGTGTCTCAAGAAGTTCATGGAGATAACCTGCACAAACTGTACCAGGCTCAGGCAATCCTACTGGATTTGCATCTTTGGTTCCACCCATTTTTTACTCTCTCAGCTTCCCAATTTCAATTCTGTTTCTGGGGTTTCATTAGCGGCCGCCATCATGTCGCTGAGGTATGTTCAAAGCAGTCTTTGAtatagatttttcatttttcacgAAGGCTTATTCAACCAAAATTTGAGCGTAAAAGATATTACTTTTGATGGTAAAATGTAATTTCTcctcttttattcttttttatttctaaattttattacAAATCTTCACACATTATGGAGGTAAAGACACTAGTGAAACTTCCAAGTAAAAAAATTCAGTGATTTGCATGTTTGTATGTTAATTTAACTTAAGATGACAGGTGAAGAAAATAATCAATGGTGTTTTAGAGAAAAGATAAAGGAGGATTTAATCCAGAACTTCATATGTCAACCAAAAATTGAGAAGGTTAAAACCAAGCGTGGACTTAcgatagaaagaaaaattatgtaCTTAAATGAATGCATATCTTCTGATAATTTTATGGGCATGTCAACCAGCTATAGAACTGGCAGGGCAATTAGCTTTACAAAATTACCACTGTTCCAATCTAAACTGGTTAATGAGAGGAGAATCGTATCTAGAACAACAGAGCACACAACTTTTAGATGACAAACTACCAATAGTTTTCATAGATCGCATTTACGAATGAATGCgttgaaaaaggaagaaaaaacagATTTCAAATACTCTGAATTGTGGTTCTGGTGCTTGCAGCTATTCAGCTATAGCCTGGGTGGGTTGCTTGAGCAAGGGAAGAATTGAGAATGTAAGCTATGGATACAAGAAAACCAGCGGAGCTGATTACATGTTTAGGGTCTTCAATGCACTGGGCCAGATTTCATTTGCATATGCTGGGCATGCAGTTGTCCTTGAGATTCAGGCCACAGTTCCATCCACTCCTGAGAAACCCTCAAAAGTACCAATGTGGAAAGGCGCAGTTTGGGCATATTTTGTTAATGCGATTTGCTATTTTCCAGTGGCCTTGATTGGATACTGGGCATTTGGGCAAGATGTTGCTGATAATGTGCTGGTGGGACTTGAGAGGCCGTCATGGCTTATTGCTGCTGCTAACTTGATGGTCGTCATCCATGTCATCGGCAGCTATCAGGTATTCGGGAAAACATTCGAAAACAAGTTACACATATAATCTGTACACTAATCATGCTCAAGCATCATTAAGGGGAAAAAGTTTTCAGGTTTTCGCAATGCCAGTGTTCGACTTGTTGGAGAAGACGATGGTTAAGAAGTTCAACTTCCCACCCGGAATCTTACTGCGAATCTTAGTCCGGTCAATTTATGTTGGTGAGAATATAATCCTCTTATTATTAATCATTGAACACAAAAAGGATTAATTGTTGGATGAGTTTTAGTTGACAATTTGGTGACTGGTTCCTGCAGCCTTCACGCTCTTTGTTGGTGTCACCTTTCCATTCTTTGGTGATCTTCTTGGTTTCTTTGGTGGATTTGGTTTTGCTCCAACTTCTTACTTTGTAAGTCAATGATTTTCGCATCATCATATCAGTTTATGGTTTCCATGTGGAAATCGAATGGAATATGTATTGTTAATATTCAAGCTGCTATAATTTGTACGTCTTGGGAAATTGTTGCAGCTCCCTAGTATTATATGGCTGGTGATTAAGAAACCAAGGAGATTCAGCATCTCATGGTTCATCAACTGGGTAAGCAAAACCATTCAAGCAGACCATATTTCTctcttggaaaaaaaaatcaaccaaatTAAAGTAAGGCTGATGAATAATGTCTATGGTTTGTTATGTTAAGGTGTGCATATATGTGGGAGCGTTCATCATGTTGGCGTCCACGATAGGCGGCTTCAGGAATATCATTGCTGACTCCTCCAGTTATGAGTTCTATTCATGACCAGTAGAAGAAgctctctctctacatatataGTTGGATGCTAGCTGTTTGTACGTATGAAAGATAGAACTGATCAGTTGGCTACACTTGTTTTTGAGATATTCTTGGTGTGTCTTTGTCAATTTGAGCCAGCAATTATGGAACTGCGTTGGGTAACAAGTGTGAAGAATAAAACGAGCCTAACGACTGAGTCAAAtcttggaagatgtatatatgtgtgtgtgtgtgtgtgtgcgtgtttGTCATTGCTTGGTTTATGAGACAGTGACCTTAATGGAATGCACGAACAAATGGCTTGGGTTGATGCATGAACAAGTGCCACAAAACTCATCCGTAAGCCAGCTGGGGAATAAACTGGGGATGATGCTGTCTAGGTAAGACGCACAGACCATGGTGCATAAACAAATGGCTTGGAATATCTGTGATGAAAAACAATTCCACGTCACCTTCTAAAATCATTTTCCATCTTAATCTCTATACCActatatttttcttctaatttgtgATCGATTTGGATGGAATGTTTGTGATTGTTGTTCAAAACCTCCCACCAACGCATAAAATTGTGTAAAAGTGACAATGCATATATCTAATTCAGTGAGCATACGAGCTGCCAAACTTGTGATCTTGACttgcatatattttaatattttatataatatacttaaaagaaattattttaagccACACCCTCACCAAGTTATATATAGTGGTTATGTACATGGTCGGGATGTATTTGTAAAATACGATTGGATATAACTGCGTTTTTTTATGactgaataataataataaaaataacaaaattgtaTTATAGATTATGAGATTTAATTTCTAGATGACATAATTAAGTCAGTCttgtcaattattattatactaaaattaagttatttatttagtttaataatGGTCGtgtaatgtaaataaaaagtAGAAAGTGGGGGGAGTAACAATATTgtagatttattatttttactaataaattgttcttttatttttataaatttattttattttatgcaaatatatataataagaatagagacaaaaaaattgaacatatAGTAGTGGAAGAATGTTTGCATGTGAATTCGCCTTCAATAAATTCACAAACTATGATTTCGGAACCCTAACGTCAATAATGAATATTTGTGCATATCATGGATTATTcatcttttgagttttgagtctCATAAACGCTTTCAATTGCAAGTACAGaggcggagagagagagagagagagagagagcgagcgagcATGGAGACGGCGATGTGCGGCAGACTTGCTCTCTCACCTAATCACGTCTTCAGCCCTAAACCAGGtgactcctctctctctctctctctctctctctctctctctctgaacatatatatctatgtatgcatatatatgttgttCCCGGTATTGCAGTTCTCATTTGTTATCGCTACTATTAACTGTTTCTGCGCGAGTATTAGTTTCTTGGAGCAACTACTAATTAGTTTGTGAAGGtcttatttatgatttatctaCGCTGTTTAATAAAGGATTAGCCATCCCATGATTATGGTGGCTTACAAATGCTTATGTATGATTTATGCTTATCAGCATGCCaaaagaagttttcttcttaactATTGGTTGTCCAATATGCATGTCCCGCAATGCAATTAGTTAACATGTGCAAATATGAGACAAGAAAATATTGAGAAacgaagatgaaagaaaagataaaattataaggCCATATAGGTAGAAAATAAAATGTGTCAAATAAGATTAAGATATTTTGGCCATATGAAATGAAAACCAATAGAGACTCGTGCTTGTGgagtgaatgaaatgaaataagtatttaataaaaaagttaGAAGATTTAGGAAAATTGACTAAATAGCATAAATTATCACTGAACTTTgcaataaaatacaaaaaagtcactaaattttaatttgtaaacaaaatatcattaaacttcaatttagtatataattttataattattgtcaATTGCAGTTAAAAGAGGCTAATGGGATATTAACGTGACTAACAATAACGTAGACagctaaataatataaaacttAACTTTatactaaaatacaaaaaagtcATTAAACTTAgcattaaaatacaaaaatgtcaGCATTTCATTAGCCTATTTTAACAGTAATTAATGGTAGTTATGAAATTGTATATTAAATTGAAGTTCAGTAACATTTTAATCACAAATTGAAGTTCAATGACCTTTTTATATCTTAGTGCTAAGTTCAATAACCATTTATACTATTTAGCTAGAAAAATTTGATAGTGACACATGGGTAAACAAGCCTTAAACAGCCTTATAAAAGATAAGGTCATGGAAATGATTGGAAaactaaaatttttgtaattgacCCCCACTTAATGAGATAAACGCATAGTATGTCATTGTTGTAATATGTGGTGTTGAGCTATGTGATCTACTACCAGAACTTGTCCTAAGAAAATATGTTGacaaaatttgagacagattacGAGCAAAAAAGCTAATATGATCTAAATGTGGACGCTACTTGAGCAATGGAAGATATGAGAAAATATTCAATTGCTTCTGGTATCATCATAATGATAGTATCATATGCCTTGCCCGTACTTACCGCAACAGGaggaaaaatgtaaaaatgatAAACCAAAAAATTACTCGGAAGCTGTCAACCATATCTCCCTTCTGCAACCACAAGCACAAACAAATGAAAATGTTTCGTGGAGAACCTGTATATTTAGCAGATTGTGGTTTAATTATTTCCAATCAAAAGACCCATCAAGACAGTTTGTTCTTGCCAATGTGTCATTGCTTATCATTATAGagtccaaaatttcaaaacattgacaTTTTCCTTTAATTGGATAATCTAAGAGTAGTCAAAGGAAGATACTAAGTATAGATATGTGCAACTATGCCATCACTATCTTCTAGATGGTCGTGGCTAGTTGATTTGAGGAAGGAGATGATGGCAGCTAACAAGCCCTACTGATGCTACTTGTGATTGTAACTGAAATTTTTAGACAATAAATCTAGCTGAAGAAAATGAGGATGAATTCATAATTACAATCACAAGTTATCCTTAAACGTATAATACtagttttttataatttaattacaatcACATAATTACATGATTGTTGTATGCTTTAATTTTTCGCCGAGTACACCAGTGATCCTCTCTCACTTCCCAACGCTACCATATCATGTAGACCCACCTTGAATGTCCTGCTTCATTGATTTTCCTCATTGTCATACAATATCCCTCTCTCTAAAAGTGACAATAACCCTGATTCATGCAGATGTTCTTTTTGTGCTATCCTCTACCGGTTCCTGGCCAACCACCTTGTCTTCCCCTGCCATCTCTGCGTGGTGTTAATCAGCATCGTTTCCAATTTAATAGGATAGACAACTGAGTTAGCAGTGGAATATTTGCTGGAGATAAGCTTTGAGGAGGAGATATATCTGAATCAATGTAGTTGAATTAGATAAAAGGCGAAGAAATTTAGACCCAAGTTCTGTGCAAAAGTCCTTCACTTTCAGTTATTCCTGCTTGTTTTTGTGCATAAGAAAAAGGCATGTCATACTATGATACTTGACCCAAGAAATGTCATCTGATATCAGTGACATACTCCTTCACTTTAAGTTTCTGGCTTGTTTTTGTGCATTAGAAAAAGCCACGTCATAATGTGATCTGATCAGTTTTATGTCATTCGTTGAATCAATTGCAATTGTTCTCATCCAGTTTTTGATGCTTCGAATCTTTAATTCCTTGCCTTGATTTCTGCGACTTGTAAGTTAACATA
It contains:
- the LOC127797141 gene encoding lysine histidine transporter-like 6; the encoded protein is MVSASASKEDPLEDQWMVKGPPRNAKWWYSTFHIVTAMVGAGVLSLPYAMAYLGWGPGTMVMVLSWCITLNQMWQMIQLHECVPGVRFDRYYDLAQHAFGPKLGPWIVLPQQLIVQVGCNIVYMVTGGKCLKKFMEITCTNCTRLRQSYWICIFGSTHFLLSQLPNFNSVSGVSLAAAIMSLSYSAIAWVGCLSKGRIENVSYGYKKTSGADYMFRVFNALGQISFAYAGHAVVLEIQATVPSTPEKPSKVPMWKGAVWAYFVNAICYFPVALIGYWAFGQDVADNVLVGLERPSWLIAAANLMVVIHVIGSYQVFAMPVFDLLEKTMVKKFNFPPGILLRILVRSIYVAFTLFVGVTFPFFGDLLGFFGGFGFAPTSYFLPSIIWLVIKKPRRFSISWFINWVCIYVGAFIMLASTIGGFRNIIADSSSYEFYS